GTGATTCACATGCTTCAAATGCTTACGGAGCCGGCACTTTTGTATTGGGTTTGAGGGGTAATAAAGAAAACCTGGAGATTGCTAAAAGAGAAAACAGCGTTATTTTTCTTGAAAAAGATTACGAAAAGAACTACGATTATGACCTGGATTCACCGGAATCCATGATTGGATTATCACTTTTACAAGAAGAAAACTTAGATAAAAGCCTGGAGATTGCCAGCCTGATCCAGAATAATTTAGTACACAATTTAAAGCGCCATGACAGAAAAGTAAGACAAGATAATTTCTTAGTACTGAGAAATACGGTAATGCCCAGTGTGCTAATAGAATTGGGGTTTTTAAGCAATAAAAAAGAAGCACGCTACTTAAACTCCAAAAAAGGACAGGCAGCATTAGCAAACACCATAACCTTGGCAATTCGCAAATACATCGACCGGCTAAAGTTAAACACCATTCAAAATACAACTACAGTAGTAAATGACAACACAGAGATCCCTAAAAAAGGAACTTTAGAGTTTAAGGTTCAGATTGCCTCCGGGAAAAGAAAAATAAGCCCAAAGCCGTATAACTTCAAAGGACTAAAAAATGTAGAACGGGTAAAGGTAGGAAACTACTACAAGTATTATTACGGTACTTTTAAAGGCTACCGGGAAGCTCTGAAATACCATAAAAAAGCAAAAAGAAAGGGCTATACTTCAGCATTTATTACCGCTTTTAAAAATGGTAAAAAAATATCAATAGCAGAAGCTATGAAATTAGCTCTAAATTAAGGTAGAACTACCAAAAATTATTAGTAATATTGTAACAAAACCATCAAAATGTCTAAAGAATTTAAAACAGGCATCGCAGCTATTATCATTATTGGGATGTTTATCTGGGGATTCAATTTTTTAAAAGGACAAAATATTTTTGATGGGAATGCCCGACATTTTTTTGTAGAATATAACAATATACAAGGCCTCGATAAATCCAGCACAGTAACTATTAACGGCCTTCAGGTAGGTAAGGTAACGGACATCAGATTTCACAAAGACATTGCTAAAAAAGGACAATTGGTTGTAAAAATCAGTTTGGATAATGATTTTCAATTTGCTAAAAACAGTATTGCTAAAATACATGCTTCAAGCCTTTTAGGAGGCCAGTCTCTGGCAATCATACCCTCTTATGAAGGAGAAATGGCCGTTTCGGGCGATTATTTACAAGGAACAGTGGAGGCAAATATCTTTTCTTCGGTAGGAGAAAAATTAACACCTTTGCAAGCAAAACTTGAGCACGCAATTGTAAGTACAGATTCCTTGTTTCAGGGAATCAATCAGGTGCTAAAAAAGAAAACAAAAGAGAGTTTAAGTAACAGTATCATAGAATTAGGGCATATTATCACAAGTTTTAGAAAAACAATCAAATCTGTGAATCAGTTGCTGGACTCAAGTAGTGCCAATATTAAAGGAACATTAAAAAACACCGAATTACTCACTGCAAAAATTGTCAAAATTTCAGATACTTTACTGAATGCTAACTTAGGTGTCAGCATCAAAAAAATGGACACTACTTTAACGAATATAAACCTGTTAATAAGTGAATTAAAAAACGGAAAAGGAACCTTAGGAAAGTTGATGACAGATGAGCAAATGTATACCAACCTCACTAAAGCTTCCAAAGAGTTAGAGGAATTATTAAGAGAAATAAAATTAAACCCGAAACGCTTTGTGCATTTTTCATTATTCGGAAAAAAAGCTAGGCCTTATAACGGGAATAATAATAAAAAGAATATAAACAATAAATAACGAGTTGTGGTTGATATTCAACGGCATTTGGATAAAAATTTACAATTTTTCATTAAAGACGTATCGTTAACCCTAAATCTGTCAGGGTAAAAATAATAAAGAACAAATTAACTACTTAAAAACAATATTCAAACTGTATATGATCTATAAAAAGCCGTTAGCTAAAATTGAAGATATCTACTTACTAAAATAAGATACTATGGACAGAGATAAAATAGCAAAATTGATA
This window of the Flavobacteriaceae bacterium genome carries:
- a CDS encoding N-acetylmuramoyl-L-alanine amidase translates to MNRLFKAYVFLAFLNAGILPVIHTQNKQYVVVLDAGHGGKDPGTLGNGYKEKNIALEVTLLTRKLLAKYKDIKVIYTRNKDVFVELHDRAKIANKTAADLFVSLHCDSHASNAYGAGTFVLGLRGNKENLEIAKRENSVIFLEKDYEKNYDYDLDSPESMIGLSLLQEENLDKSLEIASLIQNNLVHNLKRHDRKVRQDNFLVLRNTVMPSVLIELGFLSNKKEARYLNSKKGQAALANTITLAIRKYIDRLKLNTIQNTTTVVNDNTEIPKKGTLEFKVQIASGKRKISPKPYNFKGLKNVERVKVGNYYKYYYGTFKGYREALKYHKKAKRKGYTSAFITAFKNGKKISIAEAMKLALN
- a CDS encoding MCE family protein, translating into MSKEFKTGIAAIIIIGMFIWGFNFLKGQNIFDGNARHFFVEYNNIQGLDKSSTVTINGLQVGKVTDIRFHKDIAKKGQLVVKISLDNDFQFAKNSIAKIHASSLLGGQSLAIIPSYEGEMAVSGDYLQGTVEANIFSSVGEKLTPLQAKLEHAIVSTDSLFQGINQVLKKKTKESLSNSIIELGHIITSFRKTIKSVNQLLDSSSANIKGTLKNTELLTAKIVKISDTLLNANLGVSIKKMDTTLTNINLLISELKNGKGTLGKLMTDEQMYTNLTKASKELEELLREIKLNPKRFVHFSLFGKKARPYNGNNNKKNINNK